A stretch of Glandiceps talaboti chromosome 18, keGlaTala1.1, whole genome shotgun sequence DNA encodes these proteins:
- the LOC144449266 gene encoding uncharacterized protein LOC144449266 — protein sequence MDLCASTPCQNGGVCLQPDEEYACTCMYGFIGINCEIDLDSDSCASSPCVYGTCRNVARGYLCTCLTGWTGQRCHLVTSIGETTQSTSITGSGGSPNRQSSSKELNIGIIIGIVVAAIVGVAIGISLTLFIYCLRRRDDDIVIVATEDKMAPGRPRGSNEGNEFGMRSYESMSSIDDVIPDDTPPVVLTGERYYNESGEYDVNNQTLTQQSLQIHDQRESNTPTTSYRHQEYNVAASTPQNANITLNITQSEQGTEDHNSSNGESTIDNLASRSDTREPYSNIGQPD from the exons ATGGATCTCTGTGCAAGTACGCCCTGTCAAAATGGCGGAGTGTGTCTTCAACCAGATGAAGAGTACGCCTGTACGTGTATGTACGGATTCATAGGAATAAACTGTGAAATAG ATTTAGATTCGGATAGTTGTGCGTCGAGTCCGTGTGTTTATGGTACATGTAGGAACGTTGCACGTGGATATCTGTGTACTTGTCTAACAGGATGGACCGGACAGCGGTGTCATTTAG TTACTTCTATCGGTGAAACAACACAATCCACATCAATTACTGGCAGTGGTGGTTCGCCTAATCGACAATCATCATCGAAAGAACTTAACA TTGGTATTATCATTGGTATCGTTGTTGCTGCAATAGTTGGTGTTGCCATAGGGATAAGTCTCACTCTCTTCATATATTGCCTAAG AAGAAGAGATGATGACATTGTGATAGTTGCGACAGAGGACAAGATGGCACCTGGTCGACCCAGGGGAAGCAATGAAGGCAACGAATTCGGCATGCGATCGTATGAATCAATGTCGTCGATCGATGATGTCATACCAGATGACACTCCTCCAGTGGTACTAACAGGGGAACGTTACTATAATGAAAGTGGTGAATATGACGTCAATAATCAAACGTTGACCCAGCAAAGTCTTCAAATTCACGACCAGCGAGAGTCGAATACGCCGACAACGTCATATAGACATCAAGAGTACAATGTTGCTGCAAGCACACCTCAAAATGCAAATATAACATTGAACATTACTCAGTCAGAGCAAGGGACGGAAGACCATAACAGCAGTAACGGAGAATCAACGATTGATAACTTGGCATCGCGATCCGATACTAGAGAACCGTATAGCAATATAGGCCAACCAGACTAG